A window from Synechococcus sp. RSCCF101 encodes these proteins:
- a CDS encoding sodium:alanine symporter family protein, producing the protein MEDLISAINGPINSFAWGWPTVILIAGTGLVLMVGLGFMPLLRLPYGVRMMLGHAGSSRDGEITPFQALMTSLSATIGTGNIAGVASAIAVGGPGAVFWMWLIAVFGIATKYAEAVLAVRFREVDSLGNHVGGPMYYIRNGLGPRWAWLGALFALFGMLAGFGIGNGVQCFEVSSALADAGIPRLVTGVVLGALVFSVIIGGIHRIAQAASAVVPAMSILYVVACLVIIISNLPEVPGAFATIFSNAFTGKAAAGGTLAQVILMGFKRGIFSNEAGLGSAPIAHAAASTRDPVRQGTVAMLGTFIDTLVICTMTALVIITTGVYGSGESGANLSIDAFNTGLAGTGWVVTAGLVVFAFTTVLGWSFYGERCTEYLFGVRAILPFRLVWVAVVVIGSVAGDRGAVWAVADTLNGLMALPNLIALLLLSGTVFNLTRSYRFMSD; encoded by the coding sequence GTGGAGGACCTGATCAGCGCCATCAACGGGCCGATCAACAGCTTCGCCTGGGGCTGGCCCACCGTGATCCTGATCGCCGGCACGGGGCTCGTGCTGATGGTGGGCCTGGGCTTCATGCCCCTGCTTCGCCTTCCCTACGGCGTGCGGATGATGCTCGGCCATGCCGGCAGTTCCAGGGACGGGGAGATCACCCCCTTCCAGGCCCTGATGACCTCCCTCTCGGCCACGATCGGCACCGGCAACATCGCCGGAGTGGCCAGTGCCATCGCGGTGGGGGGCCCCGGGGCGGTGTTCTGGATGTGGCTGATCGCCGTCTTCGGCATCGCCACCAAATACGCGGAGGCGGTGCTGGCGGTTCGCTTCCGGGAGGTCGATTCCCTCGGCAACCACGTGGGCGGGCCGATGTACTACATCCGCAATGGCCTCGGGCCCCGCTGGGCCTGGCTCGGCGCGCTCTTCGCCCTGTTCGGCATGCTGGCCGGCTTCGGCATCGGCAACGGGGTTCAGTGCTTTGAGGTCTCCAGTGCCCTGGCCGATGCCGGAATCCCCAGGCTGGTGACCGGCGTGGTGCTGGGGGCGCTGGTGTTCAGCGTGATCATCGGCGGTATCCACCGCATCGCCCAGGCCGCCTCGGCCGTGGTGCCGGCTATGTCGATTCTTTATGTGGTCGCCTGCCTGGTGATCATCATCAGCAATCTGCCCGAGGTACCCGGCGCCTTCGCCACCATCTTCTCCAACGCCTTCACCGGCAAGGCCGCCGCGGGCGGCACCCTGGCCCAGGTGATCCTGATGGGCTTCAAGCGCGGCATCTTCTCGAACGAGGCCGGTCTCGGCAGCGCCCCCATCGCCCATGCCGCCGCCAGCACCCGCGATCCGGTCCGCCAGGGCACCGTGGCCATGCTCGGCACCTTCATCGACACTCTGGTCATCTGCACGATGACGGCCCTGGTGATCATCACCACCGGCGTGTACGGCTCGGGTGAATCGGGCGCCAACCTGTCCATCGATGCCTTCAACACCGGCCTGGCCGGCACGGGTTGGGTGGTGACGGCCGGCCTTGTGGTGTTCGCCTTCACCACCGTGCTGGGCTGGAGCTTCTACGGGGAGCGCTGCACCGAGTACCTGTTCGGCGTGCGGGCGATCCTGCCCTTCCGCCTGGTCTGGGTGGCGGTGGTGGTGATCGGCTCGGTGGCGGGCGATCGCGGCGCGGTCTGGGCCGTGGCCGACACCCTCAACGGCCTGATGGCGCTGCCCAACCTGATCGCCCTGCTGCTGCTCTCAGGAACTGTGTTCAACCTGACCCGATCGTATCGGTTTATGTCGGATTAG
- a CDS encoding DUF3386 domain-containing protein, whose translation MTTTASPAGERTEPTAVVPGSDVRELFRAAYENRYTWAPGFQGYAGTCQWQQGERSVEGRFRVGADLKGVVEGVDDAEVSKAIGSQLWEVCIHRVRRPFDQVHGENGFTAGDRTDEGLEVLISGKGEGDRYRIRDNVVTMVHRHIHGTVVTIHTGSITDTGSGYLSRTYTSRYADPASGAPRGGQSAFTDTFVQLPGSDVWVLAERRIDTDAHNDQPAASQTFRFSDLQAL comes from the coding sequence ATGACCACCACTGCCAGCCCTGCAGGGGAACGGACCGAGCCGACCGCCGTCGTTCCGGGAAGCGACGTGCGGGAGCTGTTCCGTGCCGCCTATGAGAACCGCTACACCTGGGCACCCGGCTTCCAGGGGTATGCCGGCACGTGCCAGTGGCAGCAGGGTGAGCGCAGCGTGGAGGGTCGTTTCCGTGTGGGCGCCGACCTCAAGGGTGTGGTGGAGGGTGTTGATGATGCCGAGGTGAGCAAGGCGATCGGTTCCCAGCTCTGGGAGGTGTGCATCCACCGCGTGCGCCGCCCCTTCGATCAGGTGCACGGCGAGAACGGCTTCACTGCGGGCGATCGCACCGATGAGGGCCTGGAGGTGCTGATCTCCGGCAAGGGTGAGGGCGACCGCTACCGCATCCGCGACAACGTGGTGACGATGGTGCACCGCCACATTCACGGCACCGTGGTGACCATCCACACCGGCTCGATCACCGACACCGGCTCCGGCTACCTCAGCCGCACCTACACCAGCCGTTACGCCGACCCGGCCAGCGGCGCACCCCGCGGTGGCCAGAGTGCCTTCACTGACACGTTCGTGCAGCTGCCCGGTTCCGATGTGTGGGTGCTAGCCGAACGTCGGATCGACACGGACGCCCACAACGATCAGCCGGCCGCCAGTCAGACCTTCCGCTTCAGCGACCTGCAGGCCCTCTGA